Genomic window (Gemmatimonadota bacterium):
TGGAGGAGCGGCGGCATCGTCGGGTGGCAACACGACCACGACCTGCGCGACATCGGGATGCGAGGTGAACGGTCGGAGCGCGTGCAGGAGCACCGGCACACCGTGGAGCGGGAAGTACTGCTTGGGCAGCTCAGCGCCGAAGCGAGCACCACGTCCGGCCGCCACGACGATGACGCCGACATCACGCGGCAAGGGCACGCACCAGCTGATCAACATGGGCGAGGCCACGATGCCGGATACCGGCCACCTTCGCGGTGGAGCGGTCGGATCCCCACGCTTCGTTGAAGCCGAGTCGCGCCGCTTCGGCGAGTCGGCGATCGAGCCCCCCGATCGGACGGATTTCTCCGCCGAGCCCGACTTCGCCGAGATAGAGCGCGTTGGCGGGCGTGGGTCGGTCATGCATCGAGGAGAGCAGTGCGGCCGCGACGGCGAGATCTGCCCCCGGCTCGCTGAGCCGAACACCCGCCGTCACCTGGACGAATACATCGAGGGCGGCGAACGATGCGCCGGCGCGTCGCTCGAGGACGGCGAGAATGACCGCCAGGCGCTTCTGGTCGAGGCCAGTTGCCACCCGCTGCGGCGTACCGTATCCGGAAGGCGCTGCGAGGGCCTGCACTTCGACGAGCACCGGACGCGTCCCTTCCATCAACGCGGTCACGGCGCTTCCGGATGTGCCACTCGCTCGCGCGGCGAGGAATACAGCTGAGGGGTTCGCGACCGCCACCAGCCCGCGGGCAGTCATTTCGAAGACGCCCAATTCGTCGACTGCTCCGAACCGGTTCTTGGTCGCGCGCAGGAGACGGTAGTCGAGCGATGCCTCACCCTCGAAGTACAGCACGGTGTCGACGATGTGCTCAAGGGTCTTGGGACCTGCGATGCTTCCCCCCTTGGTAACATGGCCCACCACCACCACCGCGGTGCCGCTCTCCTTGGCGAAGCGCATCAGCAAGCCGGCGCATTCGCGCACCTGGCCCACGTTACCTGGTGCACTTTCGAGTGCGTCGGTGAAGACCGTCTGAATCGAATCGAGCACGAGCACCGATGCGTTGACCATCCGCGCCGCCTGCAGTACTGACTCGAGGCGTGTTTCGCCAACGACCTGCACGCCCCCCGCGGCGTCCCCAAGGCGATCGGCGCGGAGCCGGAGCTGTTCGGCTGACTCCTCGCCGCTGGCGTAGAGCACGGTGTGACCCGCCTGCTCGAGCAGTCCGGCCGCTTGCAGCAGGAGTGTGGACTTGCCGATGCCGGGTTCGCCGCCGATCAGTGTCATCGACCCCGGCACCAGTCCGCCGCCGAGGACGTAATCGAGCTCCGGGAGACCAGTGCTCCAGCGTTCGAGGCGGACGCCGGTGACATCCCGCAAGCGGATGACCGGAGCCCCGATCGCCACGCTCCCCGCCCCGCGTGATGGCGCGGCGGCCAGCGGCTCTTCCCCGACCGAGTTCCAGGCGCCGCACGCTTCGCAGCGCCCGACCCACTTGGGATGGTCGTGCCCACACTCGACACAACGCCAGATCGACTTCGGCTTCGCCACCCTATGCCTCGCGCTCGCTCAGATTGTCGAAGCGCGTGAAGTGCTTGTGGAAATAGAGATCGAAGTCACCGGTCGGGCCGTTGCGGTGCTTTGCCACGATGACCGTCGCCTTGCCATCGAGCGACTCACCCTTCTCCTCCGCCTTGTCGCGCATGTCCTTGTACATCTCGGGACGGTGGATGAAGATCACGACGTCGGCGTCCTGCTCGATGGCACCTGAGTCGCGCAGGTCGGAGAGGAGCGGCAGGCGATCGCCGCCGCGCGTTTCCGACGCACGCGACAGCTGCGAGAGCGCGACGACCGGCACTTCGAGTTCGCGCGCGAGTTGCTTGAGCGAGCGCGAAATGTCGGAGATCTCCTGCACCCGGTTCTCGGAATACTCGGGCGAGCGCATCAGCTGGAGATAGTCGACGACGACCATCCGGAGGTCGTTGTCGGCCTTGAGGCGGCGGGCCTTGGAGCGCATCTCGAGCAGCGTGAGCGCGGGGGTGTCGTCGATCCAGACCGGACAGGTTTGCAGGTGCCCTGCGGCGCGGGCGAGTCGGGTGAAGTCGGCATCCTTGAGGGTGCCTCGCCGCACGCCCTGCGAATCGACGCGCGCCTCGGCGCAGAGCATACGCTGCACCAGCGAGTCCTTGGACATTTCCAGCGAGAAGATGGCGACGCCGAATCCCTCGGTGGCCGCATGGGTCGCCAGGTTCAGACAGAACGCCGTCTTGCCCATCGACGGACGCGCCGCAACAATGATGAGTTCCGAGTTCTGGAAGCCGGTGGTCATCTCATCAAGATGCGCGAACCCACTCGGAACTCCGGTGATCGAAGTACCGCTGCGCTGGAGCGTTTCGATGCGCTCCATTGCCGGCCAGAGCATCTCCTTGATACGGGTGAACCCGGCATCCCGGCGCTGCTGTGCGATCGTGAAGATCTTGCCTTCGGCGGCATCGAGCAGCTCGCTTGCCGTGTTCTTGCCGTCATAGGTTTCGGTGATGATC
Coding sequences:
- the dnaB gene encoding replicative DNA helicase gives rise to the protein MTDPFQGRAVPWSQEAEQAVLGAMIIDGDAALRGAELIDDTMFYKEGHRRLFRALRGLVESRMVVDYVTLRDELTRRGDLEMAGGDGYLDELVNSVPTAANIEFHAKIMKEKSIQRRLIEAATQIITETYDGKNTASELLDAAEGKIFTIAQQRRDAGFTRIKEMLWPAMERIETLQRSGTSITGVPSGFAHLDEMTTGFQNSELIIVAARPSMGKTAFCLNLATHAATEGFGVAIFSLEMSKDSLVQRMLCAEARVDSQGVRRGTLKDADFTRLARAAGHLQTCPVWIDDTPALTLLEMRSKARRLKADNDLRMVVVDYLQLMRSPEYSENRVQEISDISRSLKQLARELEVPVVALSQLSRASETRGGDRLPLLSDLRDSGAIEQDADVVIFIHRPEMYKDMRDKAEEKGESLDGKATVIVAKHRNGPTGDFDLYFHKHFTRFDNLSEREA
- the radA gene encoding DNA repair protein RadA; this translates as MAKPKSIWRCVECGHDHPKWVGRCEACGAWNSVGEEPLAAAPSRGAGSVAIGAPVIRLRDVTGVRLERWSTGLPELDYVLGGGLVPGSMTLIGGEPGIGKSTLLLQAAGLLEQAGHTVLYASGEESAEQLRLRADRLGDAAGGVQVVGETRLESVLQAARMVNASVLVLDSIQTVFTDALESAPGNVGQVRECAGLLMRFAKESGTAVVVVGHVTKGGSIAGPKTLEHIVDTVLYFEGEASLDYRLLRATKNRFGAVDELGVFEMTARGLVAVANPSAVFLAARASGTSGSAVTALMEGTRPVLVEVQALAAPSGYGTPQRVATGLDQKRLAVILAVLERRAGASFAALDVFVQVTAGVRLSEPGADLAVAAALLSSMHDRPTPANALYLGEVGLGGEIRPIGGLDRRLAEAARLGFNEAWGSDRSTAKVAGIRHRGLAHVDQLVRALAA